The Danio aesculapii chromosome 22, fDanAes4.1, whole genome shotgun sequence genomic sequence tgtggaaagagttttacataTCTGTCACATTTAAAAGgccatcagaagatccacactggtgagAGAGCGTTTGTGTGCTTTGAGTGTGGGAAGACTTTTATTAAATCTGGAGACTTGAAACAACACCAGattattcacactggagagaaaccgttcataTGTACTGTGTGTGGGATGAGCTTTAGGCAATCATCACATCTTCATCAACACATGCTGATCCACACCGGAGACAAAACACACAGATGTGATCAGTGCGGCAAAACATTCTTGAGGACTTCAGATCTGAAGTACCATCTTAGCGTTCATACACAGGAGAAACCTTATTCGTGCTCTGAgtgtgaaaagagttttaaacgtTTACGAGATTTAAACTCGCATCAGCaaatccacactggtgtgagagagtttgtgtgcgttgagtgtgagaagacttttattcgAGCTAGAGACTTGAGACGACaccagaagatccacactggggacagaccgtacaagtgttcacactgcgacaagagattcagccAATCAGGGCATCTGAAAGCAcatgagaggactcacactgAAGAGAAACCGTACAGATGTGCTCAatgcgggaagagtttcagagCTTCGTTTCTCCTTAATTTACACACGCTGCGCCATACTGAAAAGAAAAACCATAGATGTGATCAATGCGACAAAACATTTTTGAGGGCTTCAGAGCTGAGGAAACATTTTCAGGCTCATACACAGGAGAAGCTTTATTCGTGTTCATGTTAAGAGAGAGTAAacatcactagctatgtttccatccacctatttccaTGCgtattttggagatgcgcataaaaacatgcacataactgaggataaaaactttatttgataagaaaagatgcgaaATAACTGCTattgaaacacttttaccgaacaaattccagtatgtgcattaaaaaaggtcatgtgattttgttataagagatcatgtgatgatgaaaatctgtgtgaatggacaaaccagcaggctgagcacactgtaaaacatctgaatgttgttttggtcattttaaaacgcctgaactgtttcagtattagtgttcttatattattaatgacctacagaatcaagagcgtctgtactTGGCATctgacgccttcaaacgccaccgcgcgttcactgcgtgtcaggattacCTTcagaggcgcaagtcatttaataaatgaagaaaagattgacacagCTTCTCTAAACGCAGCAAAttaaatttttactgttgatatttggcgccagttaatcaggaagtgacgattttgttcgctttgactcgttggatggaatcgctgctttatttgcacgtctttcatgcgataatccagttgtgcgcataaatttaattagcatttttggttggaaacatagctactgatatTTACCTTCCTGAAAACTCTCCACTGTATTCATAAACATCAGATTTCTGTCACTAAAATAtttgtgattgtgaacaagaaaataataaacgGTTCAATTAAATAGATAAAGGAGAaacagatcggtttgactgtgcAGTGGAAATACCTCACACTTCCTGTGCTGAATCATTTGCCGTCGGTATGCAGAggagtgatctgctctcaggctgcaggtgggagagactgctgtacgATGATTGGGCCgcctgtcagtgctctgaggcAGGGAAGGGCTCgacggcatcacccgcagctcaATGAGAAGAGTAAGAACGGTACAGTACgggaaacactagctggcagtagatgTCTATGTTTTTCTGTGTCGAGCtcctttgctggtgttttgttttttttgaacgctaccttaacgtacaagtggctcaaattcgctcattttgaggcaggaaccggcggacgtgcaacaactttaatcataaggtaaacacaaaacaacagtctccaagAACGGTACAGTACAGGCACATgacagtctataaaaatctccagcaacacaaaaaaagtcgctagatttgtcgctagtcgcttATTTGAAAATTTGTCTGTAAATATATCGACTAAGTCGCTAAATTGGCAACACCTTGCCTTCGGATGtttgccttgccttcggaaagcacgtgctctcatgaataattaagaagcagggtcttctcattggataagaaaactcagctatgaataataatgagaaaccgatgtatcatcacttcactagcagattcgcgatacgtcaccgattttgatcccgcccccaaaaattattttaaacccagaagatcaaattagctgacaaaattatccagttttcctcacaattaactctgacaggtgctaacgctgTCTTAGCTGACGCTCAACACACACAAGTCTGATAAAATCTCAAAATAAAGGGTTTCGTGAACATTTAATTCACAACTGACAGCAGTTCGATTGACGGGTGATCCAGTCAACCATAACCAGAAATTCTGTACCCCCGTCACTGTCCACCATACAACCATCTAGAATACATGATAACATGGTGTCAGGGATTTGCTATTAAAACATCTCATtgtaatggaaatcaatggggcaaaaacagccaccaacataaccaaagggtagtaaatttgagtgtattgttgagctttttaaaaattcaaagccttttcccaaaatatgtcaaaaatatgattcatcaccaaaaatcattccatttgctgaaacagagacagTTGTGGCCAAAATAAtcctcaaaatcagcccagactGGATTAAAAACACCCCAAGAGCACATAGTGgttaaatgtggtattttcacatGTGTTCGGGTCTCCTGGAAAACACCCGTAATTTCACCCCGCCCCGGTTCTCAGCTTtatggtacagtctgtaacatgTTTGCGTAGCTTGTTAGTGAACTATGGGTCTGCAGTAAACGCTGATCAATCTGAAAACAGCCGCTGGAGGTTTACAGAGCCAATTATCCTGCCAAAATGCAGATGAAGTTCGCCTTTGATTAATCCTGCAGATATAACCCCGCCTTATAATTTACATCTGAATACTCACATCTCCTGCAATGCAGTGCAATATTCACTGCTGTGACTCCACTGTTGCATAATCGCAAAGAATAAACACTTTAAGCCTAAAAGATATTCAATAAGTGTGTCCACCGAAGTGTTTTAAGAGTATCccataactctttttcattgTCACAGtaatctttttaaaattgtaagtttAACTGTAGTTTAAGCTTTGTCCCTTTTCCAGAGTTTATATTTTTCCTCCAATATGTCTTCAATTATTTCTCCATTTATGTCTGTTTTTGAATCTCCTCAGAGTGTTCTGTGCATCATACTCCCCATAAATAACTTCTTTATTTTCCTTCATTCATACCTTTTTTAGAAACTTCCacttaaatttcacatttaactaaataataaatctCTACGGTGATATATTCTTGCTCATTTCCTACACCCAGTTCTCTAAAAGCAATACTTTTTTTCTGATAAATGTTATTCATCCTCCCTCAATTACATGACACAGTCAATCATATCCTCCCAGATTACAATCTAGATTGGGTTTTAAACATGTCTCCAgtatattaaacaatataataacattaggtttataatttatataatttatgttatataatttacattttcctAATTTGTGCTACTATATAATTTgttatagtttttgttttatattggtttatttattatataagcaACGTTTTTAAGTGCCTAATAACAGGATTTCACCTCAGACATGAGTGAGTAAGGTGGTGGTGTTTTTTTTATGATCCGCCGTTGTTCCCGCCTCTCAGCGATGACGTCGTCACTgacgcgttcattcagcgtcgagtcttcagagctgaggtgagtcggttctcgtgtttacacaacaatgaaacacactttacagtttattaaagcgacaatctgcgactagtttctgcattgagttcacctctatctgtgtgtctgctgaccaaaacaatacagcaggcagagaggagctctgTGAGGAAAATATGACCTCCGTAACTTATTTGTGTTGGTGTGTTTGAGTTTTTCCACGTTCCTGTTTGTTATATGGCGAAATATGATATGTGAAGGGGAAAATGGCAATCTACTGCagcattaatgtttattttgttgcaGAAAAATAGTTTGTGGGGCTCTTTGTCTTATTATAAAATGGTAATTAGTTCATGCTGCAAACACCgagtttaaaatgagctgatctGCTGCTGATCCTGAATGGCTGATTAATGAGTGTTTATAGTCTGAggctcattttttattattatcagagCCGCTGAAATCCTCTTTATGTCATGTCAATAGCTTCTTTTATTACCTCATTCATTATACTGATGTCTTCTGATCTTCAAATTGCCACATTTAGTTAATGTTATTGGTGTTGACTTGagcaaattaaataatcacatatTGTATCTCCTACAAGGTTCAACATTATAACATGTTTTATTTCCtcaatcagtgtaaatgaatcagatttctctgtttcttctcctgaagctctgcctccatcagtgaaagacaaagacagagtttattgaaggacagtgagaagatgagtgatccagaaccctgcagaattaaacaggaagagactgaagaactaataggtttgtgtttattcattactcttcatTAATGAGACTGAACAACAGTGAGGTTGTTAATATTTAAACACTTCATCAGTTTTAGTACTTTTTTCCATATAGCAGCTAACATATAGATGACTAGAATTAATCTTAGCCTGGTTATTAGCCTGCTAGCTGCAAGTAATAAATCACTATAGTaactttaattcattaattttcttttcggcttagtccctttcttaattcggagtcgccacagtggaatgaaccgccaacttatccagcacatgttttacacagcggatgccctttcagccgcatctctgggaaacatccatacacactcattcacacacatacactacggacaatttatcttacccaattcacctataccacatgtctttggactgtgggggaaaccggagcacccggaggaaacccacacgaatgcagggagaacatgcaaactcccctcagaaacgccaaccgacccagccgaggctcgaaccagcgaccttcttgctgtgaggcgacagcactacctactgcaccactgtgttgcCCCTGTAACTTATTTTAGCCAAAGAATATAAAATAaccaaggctgtttctcaataccaagttCGCAAAGTTCGGACTTGCGTCCTTGGAAGTTCAGACTGGCTAAGTTCACACTTTGAAGAACAAACTACCAAGGACTCAAGGACACAAGTCGGGTACTACTTAAAATGGAacggcagtgtactttataatctCACTTAGCTCACCAAGGATTCATCGGTTTTACTGttcattaacaataaaatgatttaattatataaagcacgACCCTGTAATTGATAATgttatgaatgaatatttttgatttaagaaaatataaatgtaaataaccataaatgtgaagtgaaatggGTTACTATACACAGATTCGTGTCTTTGATTATCTAGATTAtttagatttaataaactactgttgacattatacaagtataaagtacGAGATGTGATTAATAGGAAATAAAGACAAACAGTGTACTACACAGTACCATATTTAAAGACAATTATATAAAAGGTAACAAAATAATACTAACAAAATAATACACCcgagaacaaataatagatttaaaagaccaaaaactCTGTTAGATGTGCACAAGAcatattaaatatcatgttttaactacattggagagatgagatccagcggtacatctgAGATGGACTAGCCGAAGTAAAGCTGCTCTCGGCGGGGGAGGTGATGACGAAGCTCCAACGGGCAGGCTGGGAGTCAGAGTCCACATAAGCTGAGGCACATCGTCAAAGACGCATTATCTTTGTGAATAAACTGCCGATTTGAGTTAAAAACAACCACATTCTTGCCTGAAAAActgttaaaactttattttgtcaCACAGTAAAGGGGTAATTTTAAAAccgtgtgggttttctcctcCACCATAAGCATTCGCTAGATAcgctgcaatgcattctgggttACCTGAGCTTCGCAAGTTTGCACAAGTCACACGTACACGTCCGGGAATTTTatctgtacttggcaagatgtgaactttgaattgAAGCAGTACTTCAGCGACGGTTGATGACgtttcacgaggacacaagaacgcaagtacagataagaacgcatattgagaaacggcTCAGGACATGTCACTcttatctttttgaatggggaaaagtgtaactgtcagtATGGTGAATAaaaccccgcctactagtacagaagccaataatcgattgctatagaccagtgtttcccaaccctgttccaggaggcacaccaacagtacatattttggatgtctcccttttctgacccattaatttcaggttttggagtctcttctgatgttatggtaagatgattcaggtgtgtttgattagggagaggttgaaaatgtggactgttggtgtgccttcaggaacaggtttgggaaacactgctatagactgacgatactccgggggaggggctcggaccagacgtgagtttctgcagattttgcgTGATTTGggtgtttaaaaatgaaactaaagagacagttgttgtttaattgtattggtgattcctaaaatcaaattcaatggtaagcttggcaagcaaatTTGGAGAATTTGAAGTTTCCCc encodes the following:
- the LOC130215606 gene encoding zinc finger protein 239-like — encoded protein: MSDPEPCRIKQEETEELIDVLVEESEELSEDEEKHVKSETETQTKVKDNFIIKRKDFTCAQCGRSFSQKYDLNVHMRIHIGEKPYMCSHCGKRFNRSGHLKRHEMMHTGEKPHKCDQCGKLFPWPSDLKIHLRVHANERPYSCSECGKSFTYLSHLKGHQKIHTGERAFVCFECGKTFIKSGDLKQHQIIHTGEKPFICTVCGMSFRQSSHLHQHMLIHTGDKTHRCDQCGKTFLRTSDLKYHLSVHTQEKPYSCSECEKSFKRLRDLNSHQQIHTGVREFVCVECEKTFIRARDLRRHQKIHTGDRPYKCSHCDKRFSQSGHLKAHERTHTEEKPYRCAQCGKSFRASFLLNLHTLRHTEKKNHRCDQCDKTFLRASELRKHFQAHTQEKLYSCSC